DNA sequence from the Antedon mediterranea chromosome 7, ecAntMedi1.1, whole genome shotgun sequence genome:
gCATGCGCACTAGTCAACTCTCTCGAGAATTCGCCCAATGGAAAAGAGGCTTTTCCCGCGCGTATACTCCGTTATTGATGATCCATCGAATCGTCTGCACGAGCGTTTTCATTACCATCATCCTCTGCTTGAATTGTATTATCAGACGAATCTAGTCGTGTATAGAATGATCCATGACGCAATTCTAAATATTTCAATACGCTTAAGAGTAAGAACAAAATTGTAGTTAGTAACGTAGTAAGAATAACCAGCAATATCACGTGGTATCTTTTCATCACTTCACACATTTTGGCCTTTAAAGTACAAGTACTGTAGTCTATTTTTAATTGGGTGATGGAAAATTGactaatttattatataaatcatatgTCATTATCTTCAACTCTTCCTCTGATGCTTCTTGCCTGTTCATTTAGTTTTCGCGTTTGAGTAAACTTTCAAAACTACGGATAACCAAATACGTAGGAGGCCCACTTACCTACCCGCGCCTACACTAAGCTTTAGTGAGCAAATTGGAACTTCttccttaagcttggttcccactagaacgcaacgcaaggacgtaaaccgCAACCTatgcgaattgaccaatcaaagcgatggattatttgaactgtcgtTTGTGATTGATCAATTCGGTTACGTTACGGTTTACGTCCTTACTTTGCGTccaaatgggaaccaagctttatgccTATGTTACTTGCTAATTAATTCTACTTACCAAACTAAGCAAACGCTTATTAGCAATATTCCAGTCATGGTGATAAACACAGTTGCAGGGTACGTCTCAACAGTCACCTTGTACAGACTACCAAGGGTTATGGGGCCTAGAAATAATCCTAAACCTTCCAATGCGCCGACAAATGCAAACAACGTACCTGCGTGCAAAAATGACCATCGTTAATTGGCGAAAAGTCGTTACAATGACAAAACCATAGTTACCATACGTATACACTATTCTAATATCTAATAAGGCATATATGTTTGTGTACGATGGCGACAACTTGTTGGTTCAATTATGCTAAATGTTTCCAAATAAATTCTAGAAATAGTGCTATATTTGGAAATATTATGCATAACTTGACTATTCagaattatgccagattatgctagattaaaccagggaagagttaaattacaaattgtaatttaactcttccctgattaaaCAATGATAGTTAGCATTATGTTTGATGTTAAATGGGTCAACATTATGCTAGATAGGATATGCCAGATTTGTCCACTtatactaaagcttggttccaacttgaATTGGATGCAACAGAACGACTTTGgccaacgcaagtgagttgaccaatcacaagcgagtGATCTATCACGTTGTGGTTTCAACAGATTACTTGCGTTCCTATCTATACAAACGTTAAAATACACGAAGTATTATCTATACAAACGTAAAAATACACTAAGTCTTATCTATACAAACGTTAAAATACACCAAGTCATATCTATACAAACGTTAAAATACCCCAAGTCCTATCTATACAAACGTTAAAATACACCAAGTCATATCTATACAAACGTTAAAATACTCCAAATCATATCTATACAAACGTTAAAATACACCAAGTCTTATCTATACAAACGTTAAAATACACCAAGTCCTATCTATACAAACGTTAAAATACACCAAGTCTTATCTATACAAACGTTAAAATACACCAAGTCATATCTATACAAACGTTAAAATACATCAAGTCCTATCTATACAAACGTTAAAATACACCAAGTCATATCTATACAAACTTTAAAATACTCCAAGTCATATATCTATACAAACGTTAAAATACACCAAGTCCTATCTATACAAACGTTAAAATACACCAAGTCATATCTATACAAACGTAAAAATACACCAAGTCATATCTATACAAACGTTAAAATACACCAAGTCATATCTATAGAAACGTTAAAATACTCCAAGTCATATCTATACAAACGTTAAAATACTCCAAGTCCTATCTATACAAACGTTAAAATACTCCAAGTCCTATCTATAGAAACGTTAAAATACTCCAAGTCTTATCTATACAAACGTTAAAATACCTTGTTCTTTGTCATCAACCGTCTTAGAAAGTAAGGCCATTAAAACAGCAAACGGAATATTTCGAAGAGCTCCGATTCCAGCCACTACGAATTAAATAAGAGAAAGGCTAGAAAGACATTGATACGCAATTGCATGGAATAATGTAGTATCTAGTGTATAGGCTTACGATATCCTTTTAGAATAACTGCCCTCTTCCTTACCAATAAACATCTCTTCAGTCGTGGTGGCAATTCCGACTCCAATCATTAACAGGATACCTGACAACAGGCCTACGATTATCATTCCATAGTCTCCTAGGCACTGTTTTAAGATATAACCACCACAAAGCAGACCTAATGAAGATAACAGTTGTTAATCAGagttttattcaaattcaaattcaaataaacatttatttctttcattcatatttgagtaaaaaacattataatttctgatattttataaataaatattttttttttttttagagatataatacagtaaatcataatgtataaaaagatgattcagttatatacaaaatgaaagaggcaaaaaaaaccaagaaagtatcgatcaattggaaaaaaaaaatccaattgaaacttgtatgttgggaagccatgtaagaagattatatacttatatatataaatgtaaacatataactACACAAACACATATAGAtcaacagacacacacacacacacacaccaacatTGCGTGAATGTCTCGATCGCTATGTAGTTTTTTGTCATCCGGGTTAGCTGTCACTTTCATGGAAcgaaagtaatttgaccaatcacaagcggtttgttgattgttcaaaatatttatgttaataGTGCGCGGTACGTACTTCCGTAACGAGAGCACCAAGCTGCATCGTGATACGGCAACTACACGTAAAATTAACTAGACTATCTTTCTATCATCCAAGTATATCTCGACTCATAGTAAATGAATACAATTGCACATAATGGTCCGTTCTGGCTTAGTTATTTAGCCTGCTAAATTGGTTGCCTAGCCACCAAAGTAAGCGAGAATTGGCCCATGAAACCAACATTTCCGGGTACAATAACTAAGTCTGAACGGCCCCCACAATGGCCTTGAAAAGACCAGCACACAGTTCTTACCAATTCCTGCAAATATCGGCTGTGACGCAGAGTAGTAGCCAATCAAAACGGAGTTCCAGCAAAACGGTTTTGAAAGCACCTTCAAGTACACGACAGGCATGAAGTACATGACGGTAGTAAACACAAGAAAATGACAAAGAAACAGCAAAATAATCTTAATTCGTCTCTGAGATTTGGTGGAAGTAAACAATATTCTTACAGAAGAAAAGAACTTGGTAAGACCAAAGCAAATAGATTGTTTTGTTGTGACCGTTTCtggtataataaatattatgtatggAACAACTATCATAAAGAGGCCAGCTGCAAGACAATATGGCGGAATAAATCCTGTAGCATCGACCCAGTATCCGACCCCAACTTGTGCAAGGCCAGAGCCACACATTACTAACGTCTGTAGTATTATAAATTTCATAGTGCGTTGGCGCTTTTTGGCAGTGTCAGCCACAATGGCTAAAGACACGGAAAAGAACAACTGGTATCCACCAAAACAGTTCCAGACAAAGTTTCCGATCACCAGATATGTCAAAGGCAAGGACAAATATGCCACAGTTATAACAGTCAGACATTGGGAAATTATTCCAAAATTTGATATTAATAGAGGTATTTTCCGTCCGATGGTATCACTAATAGTGGCGAATATTGTTGTTGAAATTAGCATAGGGAACGCGCCACATGCTCCGTATGCTAGGCTCCATGCTGTAACCTCTTGTTGTACTTGGTCCTGTAGTGAACTATCATTGGCATCATCTGAATCGTTCAAACAATTCGATTTGCTTGTCTCCGATGTCAGGTTGTATTTCTGACGTACTCGATGGTTAACATACTGTATTGTGATAGGCGCAGTTAGCCCAACACCGATCATTACAAGAAGCATAGCTGGTTCGATAAAGACACGACGTGGTCGATTGGCACCAGGTCTTCTGACAATTGGCGGTTCTTTTTCTGTCGTATCCATAATTGAAATTCCTGCAAGAAACAAACTGACAATACTAATAGTGTTTTAGCGTAAGCGCTAGGCCAGGTCATAGCATGAAATCAGCACCGGGCTGAGACTCTCCTCGACCATGTCCATATGCTGGTGGTAGGTCTTCTTTATAAAGGACAGAAACAGACTGGATTTCGAATGTGCCTCAAAGAACCCATCTTTCGGAAGAGTAGGGGTTGGTTATCCTACTGAACCACCTACATCTCCTGTCGTTGAGTACAGACGAAGACGAATGAGCGCCGTTTAGATTGGCAGCTCGAAATGAATAACCATTTGGGCCGCAAGAAGTCCAGATCTGTACGTCAGCCGAGCCCAGTAGGCTGTAAGACACGGGTTATTCCCACATTTATATATAAaggaattataataatattcacaATAACGTAACACACTTACTATGCAACATACCGTATGTAATGTGTACGCACGTGCTTAATACGTTAGCTAATTATTCTAAACTTTCACAAAAGGTCTTTCTCATTTTGTTACTCCCCATCTCGTTCGAGAAAGTATCATATATTAGTACGTGTACTCACCTTAAATGAATATGTTACTTTATACGCCGACACCATCTGTTCTAACCAATATAGAGCGGCTAAATGATGGAATGCATCGAACTTTGTCGGCCTACCTGTAAGAAAATATAGCCTCCATGACACTTGAGTATGCCCACCTATAAagtaaacataaaataacatgCGATGTAACTTAACGATACCTGCACATGTGTTTTATTGCATATAGGCTACAGTAATAAAGATTTGCGCTCATGTTCATAAATCCCGATCAGGTACGAGAATGTCTCTACACATTCTCAATTTGACTTCCGACGATCAACCCCAACTCCCACCCCCACCTCAATCTTATTTGAGTAGTAGTTTACAGTAATGCATGATGGGCAAGGAAAAACAATGCTACAAAACGGCCagatgttttatatataaatcctaGACCCACATGTTGAAAACGGATGTTGTGATCGTCGAGCTGTAAGGCGATGCAAACGCATATAAGTGCGATGTATTAAATCGCCAACTGGCTTAGCTTTATTATACTATTGAACTGGGTCCATCGTATAAATTCATAccattctaaagctctgtctacactatcaaactttatgtgacaacaaaatgtgatgtgcccatatatggacatgatgtcatatcactagttACATTTGGACATATATCACTACCAccatcatggagtaaagaatgctactgttatgcgcgatttgaacgatttgcgaaatttgaaattgcgcaaaaaaatccttgcgcaatttgaaattgcgcaaagaattcttgcgcaatttaaaattgcgcaaggatttttttgcgcaatttcaaattgcgcaatcaacttgcgcaattccaaattgcgcaagaaaatctttgcgcaattttaaattgcgctgcacaatttgtaaattgcgcaagatagttcttgcgcaatatgacacctttgcgcaatttgaaaacgaactgtaaattttcaaattgcgcaacaaaattctaccagacaatcggtattaataatttattggaaactaaataactcaaaataaaacataataaatgcgaaggTGTgtgtaataaatacataacatttattatacaattaaataatattatcactgtaacttgaaataaatcaaaataaatgtaaaaactagatttaattcgtcactatgacgaattataggttatatgcattgattttaataaagataattgatttttaaaagatattttgattcattgattttctcagattctttaattatttataatatatgataggaccttgctaacgcgaatacaatagccggtatcacaatccgatcaaagatccctctgcgtataatgtcataaaccacatttgctgttacataataataaagacataagttattttttatctagatttcattataaatcatgtgtataatatatacactaagaaataaatttgaacaaacaatacggataataaaaaaaaaatcttatttcgtttcccaaggtgagactcgatctcggtaccttgagtgccatagacacgagcacacaccaccgagccatacacaactgtctaaaaattgtagaaaaattcctccgtgtatttactatgcagtaaccactttggtgcagatagattattacataccgcaatgaattataattttttactatgatgacatctctaaaaatgtacaaaaatgatgcacagtcaaactatatacttttaactttaatatatgaacttttggaggaagaaagttaatgttaagtttgttattttggcctaagaaaatgtcataatttgtttgattgtcgaaatgaatttttttaaatttaatatgcaattaattatggcttaatcaacttttgttcccttagtttaataataaatcatacataagatacatacacttcaagaaaatgaaataaaaaatatgtgttcccgagcattctgacgatctatattaattttaaaatttagcatattttcaccattttgttaacttacacgtgcgtagcctgtcacttttgacgtgctcgtataaggcaattacgcgttgaaaagtgaataaaatatgatgatattattaaagaaaggttgtacaaccgaaatcggacaaaaagagtgcgcattaacgtataacgcgcagtgcgcgtgcaaaaatctgcgcactcatggcaatttttaaacgcttaaaattgcctgaaacgtactctaatttcatcgaaaataaattttgacaattttgaacattttaagcgcgcgtacgcaagcgttatatgcgctacgcacgtaattgtattgccatatgatgaaatatgacctgaaatttatgagtaccaaattttgtttaattgtgattcatgcttgtgaagatatgattacaaacgtgatttcgtaaaatcgcgcgtagaccgcgtaatttttgattacgcatcgtgaaaatataaccacatcgattcctggccataaggaatatactctgaaaaattgacttagatagatgaaactgatatcaagataattcacggacaaaatagtgctaaggaaagaataaataaataaactagatttaattcgtcactatgacgaattataggttatatgcattgattttaataaagataattgatttttaaaagatattttgattcattgattttctcagattctataattatttataatatatgataggaccttgctaacgcgaatacaatagccggtatcacaatccgatcaaagatccctctgcgtataatgtcataaaccacatttgctgttacataataataaagacataagttattttttatctagatttcattataaatcatgtgtataatatatacactaagaaataaatttgaacaaacaatacggataataaaaaaaaaaatcttatttcgtttcccaaggtgagactcgatctcggtaccttgagtgccatagacacgagcacacaccaccgagccatacacaactgtctaaaaattgtagaaaaattcctccgtgtatttactatgcagtaaccactttggtgcagatagattattaaataccgcaatgaattataattttttactatgatgacatctctaaaaatgtacaaaaatgatgcactgtcaaactatatacttttaactttaatatatgaacttttggaggaagaaagttaatgttaagtttgttattttggcctaagaaaatgtcataatttgtttgattgtcgaaatgaattttttttaatttaatatgcaatcaattatggcttaatcaacttttgttcccttagtttaataataaatcatacataagatacatacacttcaagaaaatgaaataaaaaatatgtgttcccgagcattttgacgatctatattaattttaaaatttagcatattttcaccattttgttaacttacacgtgcgtagcctgtcacttttgacgtgctcgtataaggcaattacgcgttgaaaagtgaataaaatatgatgatattattaaagaaaggttgtacaaccgaaatcggacaaaaagagtgcgcattaacgtataacgcgcagtgcgcgtgcaaaaatctgcgcactcatggcaattttttaaacgcttaaaattgcctgaaacgtactctaatttcatcgaaaataaattttgacaattttgaacattttaagcgcgcgtacgcaagcgttatatgcgctacgcacgtaattgtattgccatatgatgaaatatgacctgaaatttatgagtaccaaattttgtttaattgtgattcatgcttgtgaagatatgattacaaacgtgatttcgtaaaatcgcgcgtagaccgcgtaatttttgattacgcatcgtgaaaatataaccacatcgattcctggccataaggaatatactctgaaaaattgacttagatagatgaaactgatatcaagataattcacggacaaaatagtgctaaggaaagaataaataaataaataaataaataaataaagattttgacagaatcaagaggttatatgcatatcatgcatataacctaataaagattttgacagaatcaagaggttatatgcatgataatgcatataacctaattaagtttttaatattagtttaagctaggccatgtaacctagtcagtatcagtagtccagaccctagctaggctagagtagtatagccggccgcccgcgccgcgcccgcctggtggaacaccaccgcttcgttttccttcgtcggttcttcgacggtatgctaacttataacaatatttgcactactaaaataaggaaatgcgatatttatctttaattttgaatcattcttagaaattactataaaaatatgggtgtgcatgatttcacaatctgtcgaaaaaccttgcgcaatttgcagattacttgcgcaatttaatacgttgcttgcgcaatttgaaacacatgtttcaattcaaattgcgcaaggattttttttgcgcaatttcaaattgcgcaaatcgttcaaatcgcgcataacactactaccatacttgggcgtgacatcacactttttttgtcaaactagtttgattgtgtagacataTCTTTAGAATAAACTACTGGATTTATTTCCTTGATAAACTctgataattttaaaattctgGTCTAGTCAATGATTTTATATAGCCTTCGGCTTATAAGATCTTGCTGGGTCTAGTAGGATCACAGAGTTCGTGTACCACAAGTTGCAAGATATTAagattaaatattcattgtcaAGATATAGGCTACAGCTATGCACTTCTAAATACCTTAGCCTATAAATAGCATGTATTTGCAATTCCAgagaaatattatatataaattgaccAACTGCGTAAGTTCTACTAAATTCTActccccctccccctccccctcAAGTAAGCACAGTCTCAGCCTAGTTAAAACTTAAAACAACAcagtttgtacagtatatacagtacaataggcctactaacctCGGTTTCACTAGAACTAGGTCATGTTATTCATCTGTTTTGGACTCATATCACAGTAAGACCAGGCCAGCTCTACGTGTAACATTTTCCAACTTGACGCAGTCAACGGTtctgtactaggcctagcttcaAGGTCTTCTGAATATGATTCGTACTTTAACAATGCCTTTTTAATATTAGGATCACCAGACTGGTTTGGAGTGGAGGAAGTAAAATTTTGTCCGAGAATTAAGCAATAATGAGTCATGGTTCATTTAATTAGAAACAATCATTCGAAAACGATTGTCGCTCCGCGTTGTTAATTACGGGGCGCCGTCCGACACACTACATAATTATTCTGTCATACAAAACATATTATgatgtgtatatattatagacaatgtaaaagacaaacaaaatggTTTGTAAAAGATAATGGTTTGTAAAAGATAAATCATTGTTTGTCTTTTCAAACGatatagtttgtttttataGACAAGCTATTTTTACAATCAATgatttgtcttttacaaaccattttgtttgtcttttacaaaccaTAGGACCATAGTTTTTCGGACAGAGTGTGTCGGACGGCGCCCCGTGGTTCATTCTAAATTCTGATTCATGATGAATGCTAAACACGGAAAATAAGGTGAAGATCAGAAGATCATCTTTGAATAGAccgggattttttttttagtttcaataGGCcaaaaaagttattcactttattcATTGAACAATATTTCGCTTATTAAAAGACAACATATGCTTAAACATCAATCAGTTAGACAACAAGGAtttagtgattttttttttctaatcccCAGGTCAATGTAATGTTGTGTGACATTAAATACGGCGGCAAATAGATCTAGGTGATGAGTTAGATATAAAGCGGCAATACAGTGGGTGACAGAGCcaactcattggtcagaaaatttagatggaccagagattccgaaataaaagattgaatgaatattaagaatacaaaaataatgcttaaaaaatactaaacaaacacattaacaaaacaataaacaagaaatatttcttaccaAAAACGCCGCTCGAATTTTTGACTGTTTATGATTGTCTTCattaaatgatgtttttttttatgatattctatttaataatttaggaaataatgatttattatagcAGAATGACAATCCAAAAAACCCAAACTGACATGGTTGAAAATGattcaacaacaattaaatGAGTTAGGTTAAGAATATCAACTACACCGACATCTAAACTTTGGCAAAGTGACAGAGCAActcaaaacaaataattaaggGCGCTATGTAGAGAAAGACGAGCGTCGGAGGGAGGGGGTGGGGGTTCGGATGTTATGTCAAGACAACCTAATAGAAGTACATAATGACTAATTTCCAACAGGATTGGAATATTATCACCTATAAAAGAAAGGACAGCTCGTAAGAACTATAAAGAAGATATCTAATTGAaaagaataatatttacaatttaaagcaCACAAATCTAGGAATTTTTGCTAACAAAACTCTTATTTTATCTTAAGCATGAAAACAattcattaaatatatcaaatcaataataatatgttgATTTAATACAGTTGTAGCACaagagaaataataataatgtaggcctaagtgCATTGTTATCAATTATGCATATGCCACAGTGGCTTAGATAATGATCGTAATATATTTcactaaaaaattaaacaagcTTCAACTTAGATTTGATTGGCTGAACTGTTGTGAGTCGTTGATTTTGATTGGCTGACTTGGCAATGTCGTTCCACTTGCGTATTTTGAACTTCCTGCACAACGACCGTTGCTGCATCAAATCCATTATGATATATGCATAATTCATAACAATACTTAGAAATACACATGGTGTGATTATTAGTATTGTTTcaactatatttattatattgaattCAACTTGTTTTCCTTTTCtgttaatatttgttattgaaGGTTTGAGTTTTGCCAAGCCAACCAGTTTTGGGCTTTTTTCggatttattttctttttcacacAGGAACCgttgttttaaagtaaaaagtataaaataagttttaaataacGAAAAACG
Encoded proteins:
- the LOC140055061 gene encoding lysosomal proton-coupled steroid conjugate and bile acid symporter SLC46A3-like isoform X1; this translates as MDTTEKEPPIVRRPGANRPRRVFIEPAMLLVMIGVGLTAPITIQYVNHRVRQKYNLTSETSKSNCLNDSDDANDSSLQDQVQQEVTAWSLAYGACGAFPMLISTTIFATISDTIGRKIPLLISNFGIISQCLTVITVAYLSLPLTYLVIGNFVWNCFGGYQLFFSVSLAIVADTAKKRQRTMKFIILQTLVMCGSGLAQVGVGYWVDATGFIPPYCLAAGLFMIVVPYIIFIIPETVTTKQSICFGLTKFFSSVRILFTSTKSQRRIKIILLFLCHFLVFTTVMYFMPVVYLKVLSKPFCWNSVLIGYYSASQPIFAGIGLLCGGYILKQCLGDYGMIIVGLLSGILLMIGVGIATTTEEMFIVAGIGALRNIPFAVLMALLSKTVDDKEQGTLFAFVGALEGLGLFLGPITLGSLYKVTVETYPATVFITMTGILLISVCLVCVLKYLELRHGSFYTRLDSSDNTIQAEDDGNENARADDSMDHQ
- the LOC140055061 gene encoding lysosomal proton-coupled steroid conjugate and bile acid symporter SLC46A3-like isoform X2 → MDTTEKEPPIVRRPGANRPRRVFIEPAMLLVMIGVGLTAPITIQYVNHRVRQKYNLTSETSKSNCLNDSDDANDSSLQDQVQQEVTAWSLAYGACGAFPMLISTTIFATISDTIGRKIPLLISNFGIISQCLTVITVAYLSLPLTYLVIGNFVWNCFGGYQLFFSVSLAIVADTAKKRQRTMKFIILQTLVMCGSGLAQVGVGYWVDATGFIPPYCLAAGLFMIVVPYIIFIIPETVTTKQSICFGLTKFFSSVRILFTSTKSQRRIKIILLFLCHFLVFTTVMYFMPVVYLKVLSKPFCWNSVLIGYYSASQPIFAGIGLLCGGYILKQCLGDYGMIIVGLLSGILLMIGVGIATTTEEMFIVAGIGALRNIPFAVLMALLSKTVDDKEQGTLFAFVGALEGLGLFLGPITLGSLYKVTVETYPATVFITMTGILLISVCLVW